In Selenomonadales bacterium, the sequence CCCAGCTCCTCCTCAAGATCGCGAATGACCTTGCTGATCGTTGACTGCGAAACAAAATTGACCTGCGCCGCCTTGCTGAAGCTCTTCAGCCGTGCCACATCTACAAAATATTTAAAATGCTTTATTTCCATACTATAAGACCTGCCTTGGTAGTTGTCTGTCTTTTGCCAAAATTCTGTTTATTCATTTCGACAGACCGCCGACCCTTTCCTTTTTTGTTTTACAACAAAATGGCAATATGCTACACTGCAAGTAAGGACATATCCGTTCATTCTATACAGAAAGAAGTGACGATGATGAATGATAAGATAAAACAGTTAAAACAAATGATAAAGGGCAGCGACAATATCGTATTTTTCGGTGGGGCAGGCGTTTCGACAGACAGCGGGATACCCGACTTCCGCTCGGCAGGAGGCCTCTTCCACGCGCGGACGAAGTTCGGCTGTTCGCCCGAAGAAGTCGTCAGCCACTCGTTCTACAAACGCCGTACGGAGGACTTCTTCGACTTCGTATTCGGCTCGATGATCTTCCCCGATGTGAAGCCGAACACGACGCATCTTGCACTCGCCAAGCTCGAACGCGAAGGCAAGCTCAAGGCTGTCGTGACCCAGAACATCGACGGACTGCATCAGGCAGGCGGCAGTAAGACCGTCTATGAGCTCCACGGCTCGTTCGCCCGTTCAACGTGCCAGTCATGCAGACGCGCCTACGGCTACGACGACTTCATCGACCCCTTACGCCGCAAGCCGAACTCCTTCATTCCGCGTTGCGACTGCGGAGGGGTATTGAAGCCCGACGTCGTCCTCTACGAAGAATCGCTCGACGACGACACCGTATCAGGCGCAATAAGTGCCATCAGCCGTGCCGATATGCTCATCGTCGGCGGAACCTCGCTCGTCGTCTACCCTGCGGCAGGACTTCTGCGCTACTTCCGCGGACGATACCTCGTCCTCATCAACCGCGACAGCACACCGTACGACGACCAAGCCACGCTCGTCATCCACGACTCGCTCTCCGACGTATTCGCTCAGGCAGTCGGCACAGACTGAGCAAAATATTCGCGGTCTAAGATACCGAGTATAACGAGATCTTCGTACGTGCCGTCCTCTGCTTGGATCGTCTCGCGGATAAGACCCTCGCGGACGAACCCTGCACTCTCGTACACATGAAGCGCACGCGTATTATGCGGCTTGCAATCGAGCCATGCGCGATGCGCTTTTTTTATCTCGAAACCCCATTTAAGAAGCAGTCCCACCGTTTCCTTACCGTATCCCAGACCTTGTTTGGCCACCATGATACGCATAAACTCAAGCTCCCCGTACGGATTCTCAAGCCCCGACACGATAACGAAGCCGACCGCTTCACCCTCGTGCGTTTCCACGACGAAATGCTTCGTATTGTCACCGTTGAGCATCGCGCGGTGCACGTCGATATCGTACGGGATCACAAACTGTGCATCGGCAGGCTCGTGCTCCACCGCCATGATATAGTCAAGATCAGCCTCCTCCGCCTGGCGAAAACGAAGGCGCTCGCTCGTTGCGACGATCATAAAAGACTCCCCCTTCTTATTCGATGATATCTTGAAATTCGACATCATTTTTTGTATACTGATTATATATATTATACACCATCCGACAAGGAGGTCTACATAGCAATGGAAAAAATTTTTTCTGCTGTACCGATAGAATCATGGACACTGCCCATACTCGTATTCGTATTCAGTACGCTCGTCGGCATCATCATCGACAGACAACTGCAGCGTAAACTGCGTCCGCAAGACGGACAATCCGACCCCGAAAGCCTCTCCCATATCGCGGCAAAAACACTCCGCTATATGCCTATCCTGTGGAGCTTGATGGTTGGTATCTACTGGGCGATCCACATGATAGACA encodes:
- a CDS encoding NAD-dependent protein deacylase, with the protein product MMNDKIKQLKQMIKGSDNIVFFGGAGVSTDSGIPDFRSAGGLFHARTKFGCSPEEVVSHSFYKRRTEDFFDFVFGSMIFPDVKPNTTHLALAKLEREGKLKAVVTQNIDGLHQAGGSKTVYELHGSFARSTCQSCRRAYGYDDFIDPLRRKPNSFIPRCDCGGVLKPDVVLYEESLDDDTVSGAISAISRADMLIVGGTSLVVYPAAGLLRYFRGRYLVLINRDSTPYDDQATLVIHDSLSDVFAQAVGTD
- a CDS encoding GNAT family N-acetyltransferase, with protein sequence MIVATSERLRFRQAEEADLDYIMAVEHEPADAQFVIPYDIDVHRAMLNGDNTKHFVVETHEGEAVGFVIVSGLENPYGELEFMRIMVAKQGLGYGKETVGLLLKWGFEIKKAHRAWLDCKPHNTRALHVYESAGFVREGLIRETIQAEDGTYEDLVILGILDREYFAQSVPTA